A stretch of DNA from Oceanivirga salmonicida:
GACTTACATATTTATATTTTTTACTAAATTCTATAAATTTATTTTCTAATATCTTTTCTATATCAGAAATTTTGTTAGTATTATCATATGCTTTCCACATTTTTTCATCTTTATATTTTTCTTTTAATAAATTTATATATTCTACTTCTTCGTAAATATTTATTAAATCATCATCAAAAGCCAAACTATAAGTAGCATAATCAATATTTCTATTCTGATTTTTAAGTCTTAAAAATGTTATTATATTATATTTATTTAAAACATTTTCATAATATTCATTTGTAATATCTTCATCTATATTCAAAGCTATATTTCTAATTCTTGTTAAATATAGTTTATCTAATAATATCATAGATTTT
This window harbors:
- a CDS encoding V-type ATPase subunit; protein product: EIVDILALKYDYQNLKLKIKYELKDKELNFEYLGENGLEKDYILAKEEYEKTGDIQKSMILLDKLYLTRIRNIALNIDEDITNEYYENVLNKYNIITFLRLKNQNRNIDYATYSLAFDDDLINIYEEVEYINLLKEKYKDEKMWKAYDNTNKISDIEKILENKFIEFSKKYKYVSHGIEPVITYILAKEFEMKAIKLIYTAKLNKLPSELIKERVRDIYV